In Desulfurococcaceae archaeon MEX13E-LK6-19, the genomic window TGTAATTCATTGTATACTCTATTATCTTCTCATAGGCTTCACTTATCGTTTCTACACCATGCTTTTCTACAAGTTCAACTATTCTTTTCTCACCAATATTCAAGGCTGCTATCTGCGCCATTATGTCGCCTTTGAAGTACTCTGGTGTTCTTATGTTTGCTTGTATTAGCTTCATAACATCGTCTCTAAGCTTGTTTTTCTCAACTATCTTTACTGGGGGTATGACTAGTCCTTCTTCATACAATGTTTTTGCATCAACACTAATGCTCCCGGGAACACTACCACCTATGTCTACATGATGCGCTTTGTTTGCTACAAACGCTATTATTTCGTCTCCATAGTATACTGGTTTTAAGAGCATTACATCGTTTAGATGGGTTCCAGTAATGTATGGATTATTCGATAATATTACATCACCGGGTTCTAGTGTTTCCCCTTCCTTTTCTATCCATGATACAATATTTTTTGATGCCACAACCATGCTCCCTAGATGTACTGGTATATGCTCGGCTTGTGCTACAAGATCTCCGTTTGGCGATAATATTGCGCAAGAATAGTCTTGTCTGTCCCTTATATTGGGGCTAAATGCTGTACTACGTAGTATTACGCCCATTTCCTCGGCTGTATAGATCAGTGCATACTTGATTACTTCTATTGTAATAGGGTCAATCATGGCTTTTACTCCTCTCTAATCCTTATTGTAGTGTATTCATCTACGTATCCACTATAACCTGGAGGGATCACTATCGTACTATCAATACTCTCTATAATCGCAGGTCCTTTGATTACCGCCCCTGGCCTCAGCTTCTCTCTATCATACACGTTTGTACTAGTCCATTCCGTTTCTTCGAAGAACACTTTTCTTGTACTACCGGGCTCTGGCTTATATGGTATCGGCCTGGTTTTCTTTACTATACTTGGTTTGGGCGTGTATCCATAGGCAGTTATTCTTGCTACTACTATGACTACTTCTTCATCCAGGTGTTTGTACCCATACTTCTCCTGGTGCATTGCATGGAACAACTCTATTGTTTTCTCAATAGGCTTCACATAAGGTACAGTTATTTCGTATGCTTGTCTTGCATACCTTATATCAAGTGTTCGCACGATCTTTATATTATCTGGCTGTACTCCTTCTTCAAGAAGAGTTTTCACTGCTTTTTCTTCAAGCCTCTTGAAGACTTGTTCTAGCTCTTTATCATCTACTTCATTATTAGTCTTCATTACTGCCTGATGGTAATCGTGCTTATAGTCTGTTAGTAGTAACCCTAGTGCCGAGAATACCCCGGGTAACGGCGGGATTATTGTCTCTTTGATCCCTAGTTCTCTCGCCAACTCGACAGCGTGTAGTGGCCCAGCTCCCCCGAATGCATATAGTGTGAATTCACGGGGGTTTAGCCCTCTCTCAATGCTAACTATTCTCAATGCTTTCGCCATTAATGTATTTGCTATCTTGATTATCGCTAATGCTGTCTCCTCTATGGAGAGACCTTGCTTCCTAGCTATCTCTTCTATCGCTTTCACCGCCAATTTCTTGTAGAGTCTCACTCTTCCACCTGCGATTTGCTCCGGCAACCTTCCCAGCACCAGGTTCGCATCTGTTACCGTTGGATCCACTCCTCCTTTACCATAGCATGCTGGGCCCGGGTCTGCTCCAGCACTCACAGGTCCTACTCTCAGTGCCCCGCCTGGATCTATCCAAGCTATTGACCCTCCTCCAGCACTCACCTCTACTATGTCTATGTACGGGTGCCTAACCGGGTACCCTGATCCCTTCACGAGTCTTCCCATGTGGATTTCTCCGCCAACCTCGTATTCATTAACCATCAACGGCTCTCCGTTGATTATTGTCGATGCTTTAGCCGTCGTGCCTCCCATGTCGAATGCCAGCGTCTTCTCAATACCCATGATCTTGGAGAAGTATGCTGTTGCTATTGCTCCCGCTGCTGGACCGCTCTCTATGAATGCTGCCGGGTTTTCTACCGCGTAGTCTAGTGATGATACTCCTCCATTGCTCTTCATAACTAATAGTTTCCCATTGAACCCTCTAGCCCTAAGGTTCTCCGAGAGGATCTTAAGGTATTTTGCTAATACAGGTTTCAGCAGCCCATTGACTACTGTTGTACTCGTCCTCTCATACTCCATAGGCCTAGGATCTACTTCATGACTCGTTACAACTATTGCACTCGGGCATTCTTCCTCGATAATCTTCTTCGCCTGCATCTCATGTCGAGGGTTTATGTAGCTGTGTAGGAACGATATAATGAAGACATCTGTTTCACTACACCATCTCCTAGCAATCTCCTTGACGGCATTGGTGTCAAGAGGCTCTATCTCCCCGCCATCCGGGCCTATCCGTCCTCCCACACCAATTCTTCTATGCCTAGGTATGAGTGGTCGTGGTTTCTTGAAGAACGGATTATAGAGTTCTGGTCTATTCTGTCTCCCAATCTCTATTATGTCACGGAACCCCTTGTTGGTTATAAGGAGTGCTCTAGGCAACTCTAGGTTCTTTTGTCCAAAGAAAATATTGGTTCCAAGCGTTGACGCGTGAACAAGAACTTCTATGTCTTCTATAGGAAATTCCGTTGACTCAACCGCTTCCACAACACTAGCCCATGCCTCACGCGGTTTCGTCGAGACCTTCAGGTAAACAAGAACGCCGGTTTTATCATCAAATCCCACGAGATCAGTGAAAGTACCGCCGACGTCAACCCCTACTCGTATCACTCCATACATCCTCCTCTCTATTGCTTCCCGGTATACTGTTTATATTGATGTTGTAAACTTATTTCCCTGCCAGTATTGGTAGTAGATCTAGGTTTTCGGGTTTTTGCTCTATTACTTCTCTTTTTTCACGGATCTCTTTGATTAGCTTATATATGGTTGATGCCGTCATCAGTACCATGGCTATTATCGTCATTATTATTGCTCTCAATGTTGTTTCCGGCGGTGTTATTATGCAGTATACTGTTGTCTTGTTGTAAACAATTATTGTCTCGAGCACGCCATCGTTACTTATGAATACTTGTTGTGGCTGATTACAGTACACTATGTTTTCGGCAACTACATGGTTATGTATCTGGTATACCGGTATCAGTATTGTCAAGAGTATTATTGCAGCTGATAAGAAGATCAGGTTTATAGCCCACGTGATATATTTTCTCCTTATCTTCGCTATTAGCAGGAGCGTGTATATTGTTACGAGTATAATCACTATATTCAATGCTATAGAAATATAGGTTCTTATATCGGTCATGCGTGTTCTCAGTAGTGTATAGTACTCTTCATTCCTTAAATCAAGCCATGCATAACCATAGGGTATATGGAAGCTTGTTGTATTACTGATCTTGTATCCTTTAATATCTATAACCGTTTCTTCTAGGTCTGCGTATCCCTTGAGATACCCATTGTATGTTATAATGTTTGTTGTTGCTACGCTATATAGTATGTATATTGACGTTATTAATAGAAATAATGCTATTATTTCTGGTGCTGGTTTCTCGAGTATTTTCATGTTTTCTTCACCACTATTGTCTCTGTTGTTGTATAGTTTATTTTTGTACAAACAATCTTTATGTGGACAATGTTTGTGTTTATAAGTGATGTAAAGTATGGTGTGTATGTCCATGTCTCTCCTGGGTTCAGTACTATGGGTTCATTCATTGTCTTGTTGCTGATAATAAATGTGTTGTTAGCTAGTGTTACATTATAGTATATTTCTATAGAGAAGGGAAGTGTGTTTATTACTTGTACAGTATTGTTTACCAGCTTGATTTCCGGCGGGGTTAGTGTTATAGTTTCTATTTTCGTGTACTTAAACATCCCTATGGTTGTGTTAAGGAATACTGTTATGTTTAGTTTTGTCTCAAGTTTCGTTATAAGTGATTCATTACGCACATACCTGGTGAACGTTATCTTGCCTTCTCCTGTCTCATAATTATAGCCTACGCCAGAGCCTCCAGAAAATATATCTACACTTGTCCCGTTTACGAGGGCTTTTATCCCGTATATACGTAACGTATCTGATTTATTTACGTAGACTAGTGGTACGTTTTTTGTCTTTATACATATTTTTAGTACTATGTAATTCTCCGTTATCCTTGTTATTCTTACATCTTTAATAATTATTTCTTGAGAGAAAACATTTTCATGTGTTTTCTCGAGTTTACTTGTTTCACTAAGTATTGATGGCGTGTATATTAACTGGAAAAATATGAGCGTGAGTAGGGACAAGACTATGCATAGTATTGCTACGTTGTTCGGTAGAGTAGAAGGAGGAGGCTCATATCCCAAAACTATAGGTCCCCAGTATCATAGTTCCGCCAGGTTATTAATAAGTACAACTACATAGTACAGAAAACAAGCAAATTATCATTGATAAGATGAAGCCTTGTATGTTCTATAGTAACTCAGGAACTATTTCTCAATGCATACATAATTTTTCTATGTAATATTAATGAAAAACCTTTTCTCTAGCAACTAGTCAGAGATTTAGATGAGCCACCATGGAATCTCTCGAGAGTATATCGTGGGAATTTCTCCAGACTACGTCTTATCTAGAAGCTCCTTATATCCAGTCTTAACATAATCAAGAATACCTAGGTGAAGATGTCTAGAAATATGATTGATTAGATTTAATATAGTTTGGTTCACCAGTTTATTAACTTCTATAACTTCCGATTTACTGGTCTAATTATTTCGAAACCCATTTAGAAAACCATCAAGGTACTGTTTTTCATCGAGTATGGGGTGATGATATTGGAGGATAAGAACAATATAAACAAAGTCTTTGAACTTCGGTGCAGGACAATCGATTACTTTGGTGTTGGAGCAATAAAGAAGATTTCTGATATCATCAAGGACTTAAAAGAAAACCTTGGTGTTGATAAAATACTTCTTGTCACTGGAAAAAGATCTTATAAAGTGAGTGGTGCTTGGGATTATGTCAAGCCGGCCCTAGAGGAAAACAATGTCGAGTATGTAATCTACGATAAAGTCAGTGCAAACCCAACTGTTGATATGGTTGATGAAGCTACAAAACTAGGGAAAGAATTTGGGGCAAAAGCTGTTATCGGGATAGGTGGAGGCAGCCCTCTAGATACTGCAAAGAGTGTTGCTGTTCTCCTCGAGTATAAAGATAGAAATGCAAGAGAGCTATATGAATTAAAGTTCAAGCCCACCAAAGCTGCTCCAATAGTACTAATCAACTTAACTCACGGTACTGGTACTGAAGTCAACAGGTTTGCTGTAGCGACAATTCCTGAAAAGAACTACAAACCAGCAATCGCCTTTGACTGTATATACCCAATATACTCTATAGATGACCCAACATTAACCATAAAGCTTCCTCCAAACCAAACCAGGTACGTTACCGTTGATGCGTTAAATCATGTTAACGAAGCTGCTACTACAATTACATCTTCACCATATTCGAAACTATTAGCCAAGGAAGCCGTTAGATTGATTGTCAAATATTTGCCTGCAGTATTAAACGATCCAAGCAACATCACAGCCAGATACTACCTATTGTACGCATCAGCTATTGCCGGAATAAGTTTCGACAACGCATTACTACATCTAACACACGCTCTAGAGCACCCGATAAGTGCGGTAAAACCCGAAGTACCACATGGTCTAGGTCTCGCTGTTTTAATGCCGGCCGTAGTCAAGCACATATATCCATACGAAGCAGAAACCCTTGCAAGCATTTACGAACCACTAGCCCCCAGTCTAAAAGGAGTGCCCGGCGAGGCCGAATACATTGCAAAGAAAATAGAAGAATGGCTATTCAACATCGGTATAACCCAGAAACTATCAGATCTAGGTTTCACCGAAAAAGACGTTGATACCCTAGTAAGACTCGCATTCGAAACCCCCATTCTAAAAGACCTCATTATGCTAGCACCATTACCGTTTGAAACCATCGAAAAGAGAAGGGATGTCGTTAAACAAATTTACATGGAATCATTATACCCGTATAATAAGTGAGCCAAGTAATTATTTACCATATCTCCCCAAACCATATCATCTATTTTTATTATTCTATTTTCATTGTATTACCTATTGTCTACGGATCACTAGAAGATTGTTCAAAAGAACATTAGTCTAGAACCATTAGATGTGTTTGCCAAAGAAATTCGGAAAAGCTGTATGGAATATGTTTGTTACCACCATTTCTGTTCTGGGTACGATTCTACATACCAAGGCAGTACTCTGACAATCTTCCCAAACATTTCATTTCTCATGTGTTCGTCGGGTATTGGTGGATTGTATTCACCTGCTGTCTGTACTCTATAGCTTAAGCTTAGATTGACTTGCTCTCCTTTGGCGTATTTTGCTATGGCTTCCATCTTGTCTAGTACAGGTGTTATCTCCTTAAGCAATCTTTTGTTGGTCATGGTTTCTTTGAGGCTTTTCACTATTTCCAGTACTTCATCAGCGTTTCTATTGTCTATGGTTTCTTCACTGGGGTCCATGAATGTTGCTTTGTTGAATTCTATGAATCTCTCGAACCAGTATCTCGCGGATTTGTTGATAACCAGTGTTATCGCTTCTTTTAGGGCTCTTTGTGGGTCGTAGCTTGCTCCTTCATTCACCATTTTGGCTATCGTGTACAATGGTATTTTGGAGGCTTCAACCTGGTTGGCTGGGTTAGCAGCATAACCTGAGACTATCTCGGCCAGATTCTCGGCTCTATTAATAATCGGGCCTACATGTAGTCTTGTGATTCCTCGGCATGTAAAGTAGTCGTTTACGGGATAGTTATCCCAAATAAATGGTTTTCTACCAAGAACCCTCGTGGTTTTCTCTATGTCTTCTCTAGTGATACTTATTGAGCAGACATACATCCCGGTCCACATGACGTGTATTTCTGGGTCAAGTAGTCTACCGAGCTCGGACATGTAGTCTTCAACTATTCCGCGATAATAGGTTGGACAGAGTATCATGTTCTTAGGGCTGAGTTCTTTGTATACGTGGTTAACGAGTTTGGCTTGTGCTTCAGCGAGGCTCTTGAATCCTTTTCCACGAACAACCGGGGGGATATCGTCTAGGAATAGAGCTATACTTTCTACACCAAGATCCATGAACAACCCGAATTTCCTCAGCAGCAATCCTAGATCGGTTTGGGACGAGTAGTCTATATCAAGTCCCGGGCTGAGAGCGAAAACAGGCTCGACACCATACCTCTTACATGCATCAACAAACATCGTGAACCTGTCAATAAAACTTGTGTCATAGGGGTTTCTCCACCATACCCTGTGGTAGGGATCCCATTTAGGGCCATAGATATACAGTTTTAATTCTATCCGCCCCAGGAACTCCACGATACTTATCCTATCTACCCAATCCCACACAGGCCCATAGAACCCCTCAACAACACCAAACATCCCAGTACCACCACCAAATAATCCATCACACATCCATTCTAGGTACAGAACCACTATAAGTTAAACAATACTCCCGTTAATCAATAACCACACCAAGCCCGTTAAGCTAAAATACATGGCCACCACATAAAAACCATATCCACAATCCAGCCACCTACATCTCCAAGCAGCCACAATACCCTCCATGAACACGGGAAGAATAATACCATTTTCCTCTCTAGGACAACAATACTTCAGGTACCTCCGCCGGAGAAATCCTGGTAATAGCCTTCGCGCGCCACCGTACATGTTTTCAAGCATAGAGTTCAATAACTCTTCCTGTCTCCGACGTGGTTGCTCTACAAGCTTCTCATAACCAACTCAGGCATAATCGAAAATATCCTCATAACCATCAATACTTAGTCTATGGAAAACCACAATCACCATTTTTGTCTCAAGAAAACTGGATAAAGAAATCTTAACATAATAATCAACTTGACTAGGCCTACTTTTCCTCCTGATAAAATACCTACTACCATCACCATCCCGGAGCCCGGCAATTCAAGAAGCATAATCAACCAAGTCAAAAAACACCCATTAATTATTATAGGCGGTTTATGAAACGTCTAATACCTACCACTAAGCACTGCATTATACACCAATTAACATGAAGAAGTAAAACTATATAATCCCACAGAATAAACCAGATACTACTCTAGAGAAAAGAGCCGCCGTAGCTCAGCCGGTAGAACTCCGTATACTCCGATGATACGGAGTATCGGAGTATTGGCAGCGCCGCCCTGGTACTCCCTAGTACTCTAGGGTACTCCGGGGACCGGAGAGGCGGAGGTCCCGGGTTCGAATCCCGGCGGCGGCTCCACTCTTTCTTCGGATCTCTTCCCTATATCTTTGTATTAATTTGTTCGATAGCATTAGTTCTATGCTTTTCTTCTAGTGTTATTGGTCTTATGTTGTTTGTTGGGGGCTACCTCTATGTTTGCTTTGTACCTTAGTGTGGTTAGTAGCAAGTACAAGTTATTTGAAGCTAAGTGGAAAAAAGAGATGCTATTTCTAACTAGGTAAGCTAGAGGAGACATCGCCATATCATGGAGCTGAGTCATGATCCCATGAATAATGAGTGGTGTCCTGTAGAACAGTTAATTTTAAGGTTACATTATTATTTTGCTTATAAATGTAGTTCGAGAGCTTTGTATTACTTTACTTATTATACTATACAGAGTTTTGTACTAGTATAACAAGATTTTTCTACTTTTCAAATAGCATGATATGCTGAGTAGGTGTTTAGTATTGTCTATTACCCGGTCTTTGGGTACTGAAGTTGAAGAACATGATAGCGGTAAGGCCAAACTCGTACCTTTCTTGTTTCGTGATATAGCTCCGTGTATAGGGGTTTTTCTTGCCTGCACTATTAATGCGGATGACCCGTTATGGCATCGAATAAAAACTATTATTAAAGCAATACCAGTGATAATAGAGCTAAACCAGAGTCTAGCTCTTCGCGATAAAATCAGGCTATACAACCTCATGTATGAGTACATGTATAAATATGGATATCTAAACCATCCCAAGTGCCATGAACTATACGAGTACCTCAAGAAAACAAAAACCCGTAACCGTCAATAAATCGTTTTGCATCTACCATACCTCCCAAGAGTTTACGTAAATTAATGCCTCGCTCGCTTTTCCGAAACACCAGCCTGACAAATAGATCTTATCTTGTCTATAACTGAAGTCTCCAAAACGGCTTATGTTGAAGAGGATCTTGCAGGAAGAGTCTTCGTACTCTTCTAGAGTAAGCCGGCTAGTAGAAGATGCTATACAGGCCAATAATACTTGCCGTAAACTAGGTTTTAAACGCTATCATTAACAACACTTGTCTGTATTGAATATAGTCTTTATTTTCTCTTTTTGTCTAGTTGGCAGAAACATATATCTATTACATATACTTTTTATTAAACGTTCATATGATGTCTTGTACCTCCAGTAGTTTACCGGTATGTACCACCATTCATCTCCTTTTTCACCATAAATTCTCCGCGGTACAACAAGAACTAAAATATAGATTAACAATAACAGAATCAATACTGTCAACATACCAGATAATATTACGGCAAGGAACATTGAGAGAAATATTAGTGAACTTATCATTAAATCGCGTCTAGCCCATTTAATTTTCTTAGCTAGAATCCTTGCTTCAATAATATCGCCTACTAGTTCATCGAATAAATTCTGAGCAGTAGTCGCATCATGTATTTTCTCTCTAACAACAACTAATCCACGTGTTCTAAAATAGGTACTTGCTATAAATTTATCAATCAAACTCTTGCTCCCATAGACATCAACATAGCCATCAGAGTAGACAACGACTTTTATACTCTTGAGAAAACCTATTTTAAAGACATAAATACGACCATAAATGCTCTTTTTGAAAGAATAACCACTGTACTTGAGAAATTCTTCTAAACAATCAATAACATCACTTGGATTACCAGTAATTCTGACACGTACCAAAATATCCACCTATTAAATAAATCAATACCCAGCAATGTTTTATTCTTCTATAGAACACGATTTTGATCAACGCATTCTATCACATATAGAGTGTCTAAAACATAGTACCAAAAATATTGTATTGTTAAATAAACCTTGGAAGCACCATCATACAATACATATATTAGCAGTTATAGACAAAACAGAATACAATATAGTAATGGTGAGTAGTTATTGTTTTGGAAAATATTTTCTGGTACTAAGCTTGTTCAACCTATTGTAGTATTCCTACTTGTATTGGCTGCGGCAATATTTGGTGTTTCACGTGAATGGGCTTGGTACATTACTGCTTCTCTGGTCTGTCTTGTCATGTTTGTATCACTACTTGTCTTAGGGGGCCTCTTAGAGTTCGGATTTAAGAGACCTTTCTACATTGTTATCTTACTTCTACTGATCACCCTAAGTCTTTCCTTCTTTTGGATAGGTATAACAGGGAATCCCTATGATCCATTGATAATTCTTCTCGTAGGCCTAGCTGTATCTATAATAGCTGGCAACATAATCAGTATTAGAGAGAAAAAGAAGATGTAATACGGCAACACTTAGTAGCTATAGTGTTAGATGATAATTAGGCTCTTTTGCTTTATCTCTAATTTTATCCTGCTATAATCACCGGCATTGAAGTCACGGTAATCTATAAGACACAGAAAGTAAGTATACTTGAAAAGTGAAAATGAGAAAAACTATTGAGGTAATAGTTGTTTAGACGCTCTTAGTCTTTACATTTATCCTCTCGCCTTAAGTAACAGTATAACGATGATCGCAATCATTATTGCAGCGGCAATTAATGCCATGGGATTCTGTACTAGATTCTCAATTACTCCCGTTGAGGTTTCTGTCTCACTAACCGTAACGTTCACTTTGGATAAATCCTTTAGTTTTACTGTTGATGGTTCTACCTCAACATTTTCATCGCCTGGCGTTACTGTAGCTGTTTTTTCAAGCATTTCATCTACTTCTTCACCATACATTTCCTCGAGAACACTGTTACTCTTCACTAACTGCTTGTATGTTTCGAAGAATTCCACAAGCGCATTTAGTGTGTCTTTAGGTGTTTCAGCACCCTTTGCTCTGATCTTGGGCGTTTCTATACTATATTCCATTACGCCATTATTGAAGCTCAATTCTATACTACCACTTGATGGAAGTACCTCAAATTCTTCTGCAGCATAAGCTATGAGGCCTGCAGTGGCCATTTGGAATGCAATAAACTCCTGGAATTCCTCAGATTCAACAATATCCATAGTCTTGTTAAACGGGATCCATCCAGGGAGCTCTATAGACCCAGGCACCCAAGTCATATTAAGTGAACTATATTCTCCGATTTTTTCTTCAGCTACTTCAGGCGGGTAGGTAGTATTTAGTTCAAAATACATTTTCAAAGACGAGTTCTTTAGGGAGAACACTGTATTAATCTCCATAAATCCTTCTGTAAACGATTTATTGAATGAGCCTAATACATCCTCTCTAGATAAATTCATGTACTCCTCTGCATACTCAGCGTATTTATCCATATCAACAGTGATATTAAACTCAATAATATACTTACCATCCTGCGTTGAAACGCTAAGCTTACTTATATCAATCCATGTTATTCCAGCCTGTTGTAAATACATCTCAACCATGAGCTCATTGAGGAACAAGAAAAACATGCCAAGTACATCAGAGATCCCTCCTTCTACAGCTATAGCAATTTCTCCACAATAATTCTCAATAGGTGGATTCTTGGTGGCATGATATAGAATATCATTTCCTCTAAGAATCAACGAGCCGTTACTACTGGAGAGCTCGAAGACTATATCAGTAACCCCATTTACAACAGCGTCATTTGATGAAATGCTCTGATTAAAACTAAATGTGAGCTCACTAACTGTATTAGTGTTCTTAACATCATTGAGTTCTCCACTAAACACTATACGAATATTGTCTTCACCAAAGGTATACTCAACTTGGATATTCCCTGTTCCATCAAAATCCACTTCCTGGCTACCACTAAGATAGAGTTTTACCGAGTTATCGGAGTATACTTCAATTCTAATAGAATCATTCTCACCGTAGGTTACCAATATCGGAGATACTACAAACAAAACTAGTAGCAATACCACAAACAAGGTTTTGTACATATTATTCCACCTATTAGGGTATAATACAGTCTATAAAATTTATAGATACATCTAGTTCTGAGATACAAAACACTCCTAGAAAACATGGCGAGTACAAAACTACACAAACATATACTTCATGAATATTAAAAATCTGTGAAAAGACAATGAATACTTTCATATACTTTTAACCTTTCTCATCGTTGCTAAACACATTAACTTCAAGAATAGTGAGAGGCTACTTATCCCGAACATGGAAGTACATTATAGATCACAATGGCTTAATTAATTTCGTATTTCATAGCAATCCTATCTAAACTATGTTGACGAGTTAGAATAAAGAATCAAATGCATCTAAAACACTATTATTCACTAACAGAGTTCATCAATTATCCTACAGTACATTAGATTACAATAGTTAATTAGGGGTCATTCTTTGGTTTGAAAAACTATAGCTCACAGTAGTTATATTAATCATCACCCTAGTATTTGCCTTAACTACAGAAATAATTTTTGTCTCTAAGTACTTATTTTTGAGTGGAAAAACTGTATCATAGTCTCGAGTATCGTCGAGATGGTTTACATGAATTATTTTTGGCTGCGTATAGTAGAGATCATTATATTTAGCATAATCGTAGGTGCTGTACTAGCTAGCATCATTGGTATTCCTTATGCTATTGTACCCGTAATATTATTCTTCACATACCTGTTACTAGGCCTAGTTGAATATACTAGTACAACACCTATTATCCATGTATTTCTACCAATAAGTCTATTTGGAGTAGGATTATTGAGTTCACGTATGATCTATGGTACTATAGATACGGATCATTATGTCTATGTAATGATTCTCTATATGTTGTCAGCATTCATATTATACACTAC contains:
- a CDS encoding beta-N-acetylglucosaminidase domain-containing protein, which codes for MFGVVEGFYGPVWDWVDRISIVEFLGRIELKLYIYGPKWDPYHRVWWRNPYDTSFIDRFTMFVDACKRYGVEPVFALSPGLDIDYSSQTDLGLLLRKFGLFMDLGVESIALFLDDIPPVVRGKGFKSLAEAQAKLVNHVYKELSPKNMILCPTYYRGIVEDYMSELGRLLDPEIHVMWTGMYVCSISITREDIEKTTRVLGRKPFIWDNYPVNDYFTCRGITRLHVGPIINRAENLAEIVSGYAANPANQVEASKIPLYTIAKMVNEGASYDPQRALKEAITLVINKSARYWFERFIEFNKATFMDPSEETIDNRNADEVLEIVKSLKETMTNKRLLKEITPVLDKMEAIAKYAKGEQVNLSLSYRVQTAGEYNPPIPDEHMRNEMFGKIVRVLPWYVESYPEQKWW
- a CDS encoding iron-containing alcohol dehydrogenase, whose product is MEDKNNINKVFELRCRTIDYFGVGAIKKISDIIKDLKENLGVDKILLVTGKRSYKVSGAWDYVKPALEENNVEYVIYDKVSANPTVDMVDEATKLGKEFGAKAVIGIGGGSPLDTAKSVAVLLEYKDRNARELYELKFKPTKAAPIVLINLTHGTGTEVNRFAVATIPEKNYKPAIAFDCIYPIYSIDDPTLTIKLPPNQTRYVTVDALNHVNEAATTITSSPYSKLLAKEAVRLIVKYLPAVLNDPSNITARYYLLYASAIAGISFDNALLHLTHALEHPISAVKPEVPHGLGLAVLMPAVVKHIYPYEAETLASIYEPLAPSLKGVPGEAEYIAKKIEEWLFNIGITQKLSDLGFTEKDVDTLVRLAFETPILKDLIMLAPLPFETIEKRRDVVKQIYMESLYPYNK
- a CDS encoding hydantoinase/oxoprolinase family protein, with protein sequence MIRVGVDVGGTFTDLVGFDDKTGVLVYLKVSTKPREAWASVVEAVESTEFPIEDIEVLVHASTLGTNIFFGQKNLELPRALLITNKGFRDIIEIGRQNRPELYNPFFKKPRPLIPRHRRIGVGGRIGPDGGEIEPLDTNAVKEIARRWCSETDVFIISFLHSYINPRHEMQAKKIIEEECPSAIVVTSHEVDPRPMEYERTSTTVVNGLLKPVLAKYLKILSENLRARGFNGKLLVMKSNGGVSSLDYAVENPAAFIESGPAAGAIATAYFSKIMGIEKTLAFDMGGTTAKASTIINGEPLMVNEYEVGGEIHMGRLVKGSGYPVRHPYIDIVEVSAGGGSIAWIDPGGALRVGPVSAGADPGPACYGKGGVDPTVTDANLVLGRLPEQIAGGRVRLYKKLAVKAIEEIARKQGLSIEETALAIIKIANTLMAKALRIVSIERGLNPREFTLYAFGGAGPLHAVELARELGIKETIIPPLPGVFSALGLLLTDYKHDYHQAVMKTNNEVDDKELEQVFKRLEEKAVKTLLEEGVQPDNIKIVRTLDIRYARQAYEITVPYVKPIEKTIELFHAMHQEKYGYKHLDEEVVIVVARITAYGYTPKPSIVKKTRPIPYKPEPGSTRKVFFEETEWTSTNVYDREKLRPGAVIKGPAIIESIDSTIVIPPGYSGYVDEYTTIRIREE